From the genome of Desmodus rotundus isolate HL8 chromosome 2, HLdesRot8A.1, whole genome shotgun sequence, one region includes:
- the PPIL3 gene encoding peptidyl-prolyl cis-trans isomerase-like 3 isoform X2, with product MNFLALCASNYYNGCIFHRNIKGFMVQTGDPTGTGRGGNSIWGKKFEDEYSEYLKHNVRGVVSMANNGPNTNGSQFFITYGKQPHLDMKYTVFGKVIDGLETLDELEKLPVNEKTYRPLNDVHIKDITIHANPFAQ from the exons atg AATTTCTTGGCTCTTTGTGCCAGTAATTACTACAATGGCTGTATATTTCATAGAAATATAAAGGGCTTCATGGTTCAAACAGGAGATCCCACAG GTACTGGAAGAGGAGGTAACAGTATCTGGGGCAAGAAATTTGAGGATGAATACAGTGAATATCTTAAG CACAATGTTAGAGGTGTTGTATCTATGGCTAATAATGGCCCAAATACCAATGGATCTCAGTTTTTTATTACCTATGGCAAGCAGCCACATTTGGACATGAAATACACAGTATTTGGAAA GGTAATAGATGGTCTGGAGACTCTAGATGAATTGGAGAAGTTACCAGTAAATGAGAAGACATACCGACCTCTCAATGATGTGCACATTAAGGACATAACTATTCATGCCAACCCATTTGCTCAGTAG
- the CLK1 gene encoding dual specificity protein kinase CLK1 isoform X3 — translation MLEWFEHRGHICIVFELLGLSTYDFIKENGFLPFRLDHIRKMAYQICKSVNFLHSNKLTHTDLKPENILFVQSDYTEAYNPKMKRDERTLINPDIKVVDFGSATYDDEHHSTLVSTRHYRAPEVILALGWSQPCDVWSIGCILIEYYLGFTVFPTHDSKEHLAMMERILGPLPKHMIQKTRKRKYFHHDRLDWDENSSAGRYVSRRCKPLKEFMLSQDDEHELLFDLIQKMLEYEPAKRITLKEALKHPFFYPLKKNT, via the exons ATGTTGGAGTGGTTTGAGCATCGTGGTCACATTTGCATTGTGTTTGAACTACTAGGACTTAGTACGTATGACTTTATTAAGGAAAATGGTTTTCTACCATTTCGACTGGATCATATCAGGAAGATGGCATATCAGATATGCAAGTCTGTGAATT TTTTGCACAGTAATAAATTGACTCACACAGACTTAAAACCTGAAAATATCTTATTTGTGCAATCTGACTACACAGAGGCATACAATCCCAAAATG aaacGTGATGAACGTACCCTAATAAATCCAGATATTAAAGTTGTGGACTTTGGAAGTGCAACATATGATGATGAACATCACAGTACATTGGTATCTACAAGACATTATAGGGCACCTGAAGTTATTTTAG cCTTAGGATGGTCCCAACCATGTGATGTCTGGAGTATAGGATGTATTCTTATTGAATACTACCTTGGGTTTACAGTATTTCCG aCACATGATAGTAAGGAGCACTTAGCAATGATGGAAAGGATTCTTGGACCTTTACCAAAACATATGATACAGAAAACCAG GAAACGTAAATATTTCCATCATGATAGATTGGACTGGGATGAAAACAGTTCTGCTGGCAGATATGTTTCAAGGCGCTGTAAACCTCTGAAG gaATTTATGCTTTCTCAGGATGATGAACATGAGCTTCTCTTTGACCTCATTCAGAAAATGTTGGAGTATGAACCAGCTAAAAGGATTACTCTCAAAGAAGCCTTAAAGCATCCTTTCTTTTATCccctaaaaaaaaatacatag
- the CLK1 gene encoding dual specificity protein kinase CLK1 isoform X2, producing the protein MRKIGIVQNGGAAAVIKGGRDHTAVPGRTSAANTITLKHLIDEIVNTLGEGAFGKVVECVDRKAGGRHVAVKIVKNVDRYCEAARSEIQVLEHLNTTDPNSTFRCVQMLEWFEHRGHICIVFELLGLSTYDFIKENGFLPFRLDHIRKMAYQICKSVNFLHSNKLTHTDLKPENILFVQSDYTEAYNPKMKRDERTLINPDIKVVDFGSATYDDEHHSTLVSTRHYRAPEVILALGWSQPCDVWSIGCILIEYYLGFTVFPTHDSKEHLAMMERILGPLPKHMIQKTRKRKYFHHDRLDWDENSSAGRYVSRRCKPLKEFMLSQDDEHELLFDLIQKMLEYEPAKRITLKEALKHPFFYPLKKNT; encoded by the exons atgagAAAGATTGGGATTGTACAAAatggaggagcagcagcagtCATAAAAGGAGGAAGAGATCACACAGCAGTGCCCGGGAGAACAAGCGCTGCAAATACAATCACTCTAAAACATCTGATAG atgAAATTGTTAATACTTTAGGTGAAGGAGCTTTTGGAAAAGTTGTGGAGTGTGTTGATCGTAAAGC GGGAGGTAGACATGTAGCagtaaaaatagttaaaaatgtgGATAGATATTGTGAAGCTGCTCGCTCAGAAATACAAGTTCTGGAACACTTAAATACAACAGACCCCAACAGTACATT cCGCTGTGTCCAGATGTTGGAGTGGTTTGAGCATCGTGGTCACATTTGCATTGTGTTTGAACTACTAGGACTTAGTACGTATGACTTTATTAAGGAAAATGGTTTTCTACCATTTCGACTGGATCATATCAGGAAGATGGCATATCAGATATGCAAGTCTGTGAATT TTTTGCACAGTAATAAATTGACTCACACAGACTTAAAACCTGAAAATATCTTATTTGTGCAATCTGACTACACAGAGGCATACAATCCCAAAATG aaacGTGATGAACGTACCCTAATAAATCCAGATATTAAAGTTGTGGACTTTGGAAGTGCAACATATGATGATGAACATCACAGTACATTGGTATCTACAAGACATTATAGGGCACCTGAAGTTATTTTAG cCTTAGGATGGTCCCAACCATGTGATGTCTGGAGTATAGGATGTATTCTTATTGAATACTACCTTGGGTTTACAGTATTTCCG aCACATGATAGTAAGGAGCACTTAGCAATGATGGAAAGGATTCTTGGACCTTTACCAAAACATATGATACAGAAAACCAG GAAACGTAAATATTTCCATCATGATAGATTGGACTGGGATGAAAACAGTTCTGCTGGCAGATATGTTTCAAGGCGCTGTAAACCTCTGAAG gaATTTATGCTTTCTCAGGATGATGAACATGAGCTTCTCTTTGACCTCATTCAGAAAATGTTGGAGTATGAACCAGCTAAAAGGATTACTCTCAAAGAAGCCTTAAAGCATCCTTTCTTTTATCccctaaaaaaaaatacatag
- the CLK1 gene encoding dual specificity protein kinase CLK1 isoform X1, which translates to MRHSKRTYCPDWDEKDWDCTKWRSSSSHKRRKRSHSSARENKRCKYNHSKTSDSHYLESRSINEKDYYSRRYVDEYRNDYNQGCESGHRHRDHESRYQNHSSKSSGRSGRSSYKSRHRIHHSTSHHRSHGKSHRRKRTRSVEDDEEGHLICQSGDVLSARYEIVNTLGEGAFGKVVECVDRKAGGRHVAVKIVKNVDRYCEAARSEIQVLEHLNTTDPNSTFRCVQMLEWFEHRGHICIVFELLGLSTYDFIKENGFLPFRLDHIRKMAYQICKSVNFLHSNKLTHTDLKPENILFVQSDYTEAYNPKMKRDERTLINPDIKVVDFGSATYDDEHHSTLVSTRHYRAPEVILALGWSQPCDVWSIGCILIEYYLGFTVFPTHDSKEHLAMMERILGPLPKHMIQKTRKRKYFHHDRLDWDENSSAGRYVSRRCKPLKEFMLSQDDEHELLFDLIQKMLEYEPAKRITLKEALKHPFFYPLKKNT; encoded by the exons ATGAGACACTCGAAGAGAACatactgccctgactgggatgagAAAGATTGGGATTGTACAAAatggaggagcagcagcagtCATAAAAGGAGGAAGAGATCACACAGCAGTGCCCGGGAGAACAAGCGCTGCAAATACAATCACTCTAAAACATCTGATAG CCATTATTTGGAAAGCAGATCCATAAATGAGAAAGATTATTATAGTCGACGCTACGTTGATGAATATAGAAATGACTACAATCAAGGGTGTGAATCTGGACATCGGCATAGGGACCATGAAAGCAGATATCAGAACCATAGTAGCAAGTCCTCTGGTAGAAGTGGAAGAAGTAGTTATAAAAGCAGACATAGGATTCACCACAGCACCTCACATCATCGTTCACATGGG AAGAGTCACCGAAGGAAAAGAACCAGGAGTGTAGAGGATGATGAGGAGGGTCACCTGATCTGTCAGAGTGGAGACGTACTAAGTGCAAGAT atgAAATTGTTAATACTTTAGGTGAAGGAGCTTTTGGAAAAGTTGTGGAGTGTGTTGATCGTAAAGC GGGAGGTAGACATGTAGCagtaaaaatagttaaaaatgtgGATAGATATTGTGAAGCTGCTCGCTCAGAAATACAAGTTCTGGAACACTTAAATACAACAGACCCCAACAGTACATT cCGCTGTGTCCAGATGTTGGAGTGGTTTGAGCATCGTGGTCACATTTGCATTGTGTTTGAACTACTAGGACTTAGTACGTATGACTTTATTAAGGAAAATGGTTTTCTACCATTTCGACTGGATCATATCAGGAAGATGGCATATCAGATATGCAAGTCTGTGAATT TTTTGCACAGTAATAAATTGACTCACACAGACTTAAAACCTGAAAATATCTTATTTGTGCAATCTGACTACACAGAGGCATACAATCCCAAAATG aaacGTGATGAACGTACCCTAATAAATCCAGATATTAAAGTTGTGGACTTTGGAAGTGCAACATATGATGATGAACATCACAGTACATTGGTATCTACAAGACATTATAGGGCACCTGAAGTTATTTTAG cCTTAGGATGGTCCCAACCATGTGATGTCTGGAGTATAGGATGTATTCTTATTGAATACTACCTTGGGTTTACAGTATTTCCG aCACATGATAGTAAGGAGCACTTAGCAATGATGGAAAGGATTCTTGGACCTTTACCAAAACATATGATACAGAAAACCAG GAAACGTAAATATTTCCATCATGATAGATTGGACTGGGATGAAAACAGTTCTGCTGGCAGATATGTTTCAAGGCGCTGTAAACCTCTGAAG gaATTTATGCTTTCTCAGGATGATGAACATGAGCTTCTCTTTGACCTCATTCAGAAAATGTTGGAGTATGAACCAGCTAAAAGGATTACTCTCAAAGAAGCCTTAAAGCATCCTTTCTTTTATCccctaaaaaaaaatacatag
- the PPIL3 gene encoding peptidyl-prolyl cis-trans isomerase-like 3 isoform X1 produces MSVTLHTDVGDIKIEIFCERTPKTCENFLALCASNYYNGCIFHRNIKGFMVQTGDPTGTGRGGNSIWGKKFEDEYSEYLKHNVRGVVSMANNGPNTNGSQFFITYGKQPHLDMKYTVFGKVIDGLETLDELEKLPVNEKTYRPLNDVHIKDITIHANPFAQ; encoded by the exons atg tCGGTAACACTGCATACAGATGTAGGtgatattaaaatagaaatcttCTGTGAGAGGACACCCAAAACCTGTGAA AATTTCTTGGCTCTTTGTGCCAGTAATTACTACAATGGCTGTATATTTCATAGAAATATAAAGGGCTTCATGGTTCAAACAGGAGATCCCACAG GTACTGGAAGAGGAGGTAACAGTATCTGGGGCAAGAAATTTGAGGATGAATACAGTGAATATCTTAAG CACAATGTTAGAGGTGTTGTATCTATGGCTAATAATGGCCCAAATACCAATGGATCTCAGTTTTTTATTACCTATGGCAAGCAGCCACATTTGGACATGAAATACACAGTATTTGGAAA GGTAATAGATGGTCTGGAGACTCTAGATGAATTGGAGAAGTTACCAGTAAATGAGAAGACATACCGACCTCTCAATGATGTGCACATTAAGGACATAACTATTCATGCCAACCCATTTGCTCAGTAG